Genomic segment of Sebastes umbrosus isolate fSebUmb1 chromosome 19, fSebUmb1.pri, whole genome shotgun sequence:
aaagtatatttactcaGGTATGGTACATAAGTACAAATCTCagatacttttattttaatatttccattacatgcaatttttttttttttttttactcctcagatagaaatactgtacattttactccactgcctttatttgacatttaTAGCTACAAGATTCTTTAAagattcatgttttacaaaccaAGACATAATCATCTTAAAAAATCTATACTGGATAATGATAAATCTGCCCATGATTTCTCTCAAATAAtctttttgtttataaaatgtcagcaaaTATAGTGAAACATGCctgttataattattataattctcACATTTCACAAATTGGACCCAGAAAATATGTCtaatttttgcttaaaaaaacaaacaaacaattaacttaacatcaaaatagtttgaatttatttgttgatcgactaatcaactaatcgatgcAGCTTTAGTACTTTGCTttcatatttccattttaagcACCATTTTTTGTACTTCTACATTGACAGCTATACAGATTAATATTTCATGTGATCAATTTTTAATTGTTGTTATTGATTTAATTACACAGCGAATAAGCTTCCCCTTGAACAGCTTCAACATTGAAATATTGCatacacaataataatacaatacaaaaatggccaaattctctggttccagcatCTCAAATGTACATTTTTGATGGGTTTCTTACTGTTAAatgattgtaaactgaatattttaggGGGTTTtaactgttggttggacaaaatgaGACATCTGAGGACATCACCTTGGGCTCCTGGAATTTTTTATcacctttttctgacattttcgaaatcaaataattgatttatcgAGAAGGTAaacagcagattaatcgataatgaataTAATAGTCAGTTGCAGCCCAAGCATTGTTATTGGTTTAACTAGTAcaaagcagtatattttttaataaatttaagTTACCTTCATCTTGACCATCAACAAACATTACTACTAGTAGGGGTCGATTTTCAATAAGATTTAtgggaaccaaattatggagtagcttttcacatctatcaataaactgatcatctgtcaaatgtttcagaagtcgcttaaagggacatttaattgctgtcttgtaattgcttttccccatgttgtccttgtatctgtttttatgttttttattttttcccactcacaatgttgtttggttacgattgcccagaagcctttatagatatttaaatcaatatcctcctcacaaacactaaccatacacttccacgcaacacacacacacacaaacacgtttgtattttttaaatatatttacagtattgttattgttgttattagatacatcttgtcctaattgtttgttatcactattatgtattactattatttattcatattaatcttgtctcctgcactgtatattattcatttatttatttctttgttatgttgtatagtcttaaattgtgcaaaacaaataaacaaaatacttACCCATTCATGCATCAGTAATTATAATCCAAGggtatataatatacaataacatATCACTGACATGACAATGTTATGCCTTCATAATAAGTACTTTTGATGTAATGTGTTAACAATGTTCGACACTGATTCAATGCAACATGACATTCAGAGACAAACAATATTAAAgtaaaccataaaaaaatcaatcttaAGAGTCACTCTCAGGTGTGGGAGACAGTTTGTCTGACCTGGCACTTAACCCTAATCCCTGAGAGGGTGACCCTTATAAGCATTGTGCATAAGCTGGAGCACAGACTACTGAGCTGCATGTGGAAAGAGTGTTAAATCCTAAGAAGATATAAGACAAATAAAGCACAATCAAGTGCAGCCAAGTATGTCTTTGACATGCATGTCATTCATGCACTTTATAAAATAACCAGAGTTGCATTGACTTCTCATGAAGCTCTTGACACTCACTGCTTGTACTCATCCGTCCAAGGCAGAGCCAGCCAGTCTCCGTGCATATCATGATAATATTCAACCATGTCATCGGTGGATTTGTCAGAGGAGACAAAAACtatctcaaactgagctgcagGTTCGCTCTCTTCCACCAGCTCCGTGTAGAAATCACACAGGATGGGAGTGAAGTCTCGACAAGGAGGACACCATCCTGCAGAGAAGTAGATCCCCACCACTTTGTTCCTCAACGCCTCGTCGGGATCCACTAAATCCCCGTCTTTATTCACCAGAGTCCGACCGGTAAACACCTCCACCATGTCTGCTAAAGTCTCAGGCACAACTTCAGAGACTTAAAGTGTTGCTTTTTAGCTCATTATTTCCTCGTTTCAACACataggagaagaggaggaggttctCCTGTGATGTTTACAAGCTACTTACAGCCAATCCTGTTTGTTAATCACCTGCAGACCAATGAGGACAAGAGGCAGACGGTGTTGTAGTTCATTAGAGCCATGCATGTGGCTGTCATGGGTTGAAAGTCTGCATGCAAAAAGCTGATCACATGCTAGTAGTTTACAGTTCAGCTGCAGCACGACGTTTCACAGCACTTTCAGGCAGCCTGGACGAGCACATGCGCAGAGCCAAACAACAGTAttacatttcagcaacagggcaattcaaagtgctttatataaacattcaagaacaagtgcaaaagaacattaagacataattaaaacagttataaaaacattaaagattagaaaataaaaacaagctacaaATAAAAGCTTTAGGATAggagctaaaatagagtattgtggcggtactgagttccccagactttagttgttcagtcagaactgaaaaacagttcccatccacataataatataaaat
This window contains:
- the nxnl2 gene encoding nucleoredoxin-like protein 2 encodes the protein MVEVFTGRTLVNKDGDLVDPDEALRNKVVGIYFSAGWCPPCRDFTPILCDFYTELVEESEPAAQFEIVFVSSDKSTDDMVEYYHDMHGDWLALPWTDEYKHELKQRYKITAVPKLVIVKEDGDVITDKGRKQIRDRGLACFRSWLDAAEIFQNFKG